In the Candidatus Electrothrix sp. GW3-4 genome, one interval contains:
- a CDS encoding FkbM family methyltransferase: MKAWLRDILPTNLQVPIKYWINGIRGQLEEELELLPNLVQPGDKVVDIGGNRGIYAYSLWRLGAHVEIFEPNPSCAAVLQSWAKDKKNIQVNTVALSDRAGSAYLHVPVDSTGVVHDSSASLEHNDFKNSRDELVTLRTLDSFQLENVSFIKIDVEGHEFNVLLGAENTLRLFRPALLVEIEQRHSHCPINETFELLIKWGYQGYYFSSSELTSLDCFRLENDQNMTAALGRTSRYINNFLFLHQKKIKEGKYDLLF, encoded by the coding sequence ATGAAAGCATGGTTGAGAGATATTCTACCCACCAACCTCCAAGTTCCAATAAAATATTGGATTAATGGGATTCGAGGACAGCTTGAGGAAGAATTAGAGTTATTGCCCAACCTTGTACAACCAGGAGATAAAGTTGTTGATATTGGAGGGAATAGAGGAATATATGCTTATAGTCTTTGGCGGTTAGGTGCACATGTCGAGATTTTTGAGCCTAACCCATCCTGTGCAGCAGTATTGCAATCTTGGGCAAAAGATAAAAAGAATATTCAGGTAAATACTGTTGCCTTATCAGACCGTGCAGGGTCAGCATATTTACATGTTCCTGTCGATTCTACAGGTGTCGTGCATGATTCATCTGCTTCTTTAGAGCATAATGATTTTAAAAATTCTCGTGATGAGTTGGTTACTCTTCGGACTTTAGATAGCTTTCAACTTGAAAATGTGTCGTTTATCAAAATTGATGTCGAGGGCCATGAGTTTAATGTATTATTGGGAGCAGAAAATACCCTGCGTTTGTTTCGCCCTGCCTTGCTGGTTGAGATTGAACAACGACATAGTCATTGTCCCATTAATGAGACTTTTGAATTGTTGATAAAATGGGGATACCAAGGATATTATTTTTCATCTAGTGAACTTACATCCTTGGATTGCTTTCGTTTAGAAAATGATCAAAATATGACGGCGGCTCTCGGAAGAACATCTCGATATATTAATAATTTTTTATTTCTCCATCAAAAAAAAATCAAGGAAGGTAAGTACGACCTACTTTTTTGA
- a CDS encoding glycosyltransferase produces the protein MKIFVVTPLYALSGVPLAQVKLARSLANKGHNVHLLVGHIRKGYTFTPPDGVKASVLGCLNVRRMLCPLVSCLRAEKPDVVFSAEDHLNTIVLIAAVLSGSKAKISGSSRVTPFDTYSNAPFSKRWVLKQLAHVVMRRADALTCVSKDMVAQYRQVFSFSPHVCVYNIVVDTNSRLRMQEPVEHDWLVDKSVPVLVAAGRLAPWKGFSDLIESVALLSSRRRIRLLIMGDGPLRGELQHLIEVRGLGDVVQLMGYVENPLKYFFRAEIFVLSSLVEGLPNVLVEAMMCGCTPVSTNCPTGPSEVLQEGKYGYLVPMRDPVAMSTAIEHALDNPIPKALLEEAVAPFEENRVLARHFELLGLHG, from the coding sequence ATGAAAATATTTGTAGTGACACCTCTTTATGCTCTTTCTGGTGTGCCGTTGGCTCAGGTGAAACTCGCTCGTTCTTTAGCTAACAAAGGGCATAACGTACATTTGCTGGTTGGACATATACGAAAGGGATATACATTTACCCCGCCCGACGGTGTCAAAGCATCCGTTTTAGGCTGTCTAAACGTACGACGGATGCTATGCCCGCTTGTGAGCTGCTTACGAGCAGAGAAGCCTGATGTGGTTTTCTCTGCGGAGGATCATCTGAACACGATAGTGCTGATTGCAGCTGTTTTGTCTGGATCTAAAGCTAAGATAAGTGGGTCTTCAAGGGTAACACCTTTTGATACCTATTCGAATGCGCCCTTTTCTAAACGTTGGGTGTTGAAGCAATTGGCGCATGTGGTCATGCGGCGTGCTGATGCTCTAACGTGTGTTTCTAAGGATATGGTGGCACAGTATAGGCAAGTGTTTTCATTCTCACCGCATGTGTGTGTGTATAACATCGTCGTTGACACGAATTCGCGATTGCGAATGCAAGAGCCTGTGGAGCATGATTGGTTGGTAGATAAATCGGTACCCGTTTTGGTAGCAGCTGGGCGCTTAGCACCATGGAAGGGTTTTTCAGATTTGATTGAGTCTGTGGCCTTGCTAAGCTCTAGGCGTCGAATTCGTTTACTGATAATGGGTGATGGGCCGTTACGCGGTGAGTTGCAACACTTAATTGAAGTGCGAGGGTTGGGGGATGTTGTTCAGTTAATGGGTTATGTGGAAAATCCACTCAAATATTTTTTTCGTGCCGAAATCTTTGTATTGTCCTCTCTTGTAGAGGGACTGCCCAATGTGTTGGTAGAAGCTATGATGTGTGGTTGTACGCCAGTTTCAACTAATTGTCCGACTGGTCCCAGTGAGGTTTTGCAAGAAGGGAAATATGGCTACTTGGTTCCAATGCGAGATCCCGTAGCAATGTCAACAGCTATCGAGCACGCTCTGGATAATCCAATTCCTAAAGCGCTATTAGAAGAAGCTGTCGCGCCGTTTGAGGAAAATCGGGTACTCGCACGGCACTTTGAGCTTTTAGGGCTACACGGATGA
- a CDS encoding glycosyltransferase family 1 protein translates to MKVGLNATCLNDRPSGATQRFVGIYSELFKILPEIEFVIYESKDCSVGAWFNDSANISVRKSPIPSEGRLRKYTKGLWYWDRALRQEHLDLFEVFNLPVVTAPSGKTFLTIHDIRFLYPEWQGAERVAYRSILRNAIKKSDHIITVSAAMKNEILKFFPETSICIVPNGLDASLFEFISVSDLDEVRERLSLPEKFLLTVGHFENRKNYLRLISSFSLLLRMGHDISLIIVGNDSGMGNLLCKKIADDHLTQKVRLLSGLSDHDVRCLYKLSTLFVFASAYEGFGIPILEAMASRCPMILSNLPVFREITEEQAIYFPHDDIVAIANAMEIGLTSKDERRRLVHYGSRRIRDFSFEQLAKQVATIYGDLV, encoded by the coding sequence ATGAAGGTTGGTTTAAATGCTACTTGCTTGAACGACCGTCCCTCTGGTGCAACGCAACGATTTGTAGGGATCTATTCAGAGCTTTTCAAAATTCTTCCAGAGATAGAATTCGTAATTTATGAGTCGAAGGACTGTTCTGTAGGAGCATGGTTTAACGATTCGGCTAATATTTCAGTAAGAAAAAGTCCGATTCCCAGTGAGGGGAGATTACGGAAGTATACTAAAGGGCTATGGTACTGGGATCGTGCCTTAAGGCAAGAACATCTTGATCTGTTCGAAGTTTTTAATCTCCCTGTGGTCACAGCGCCGTCTGGAAAAACATTTTTGACTATACACGACATTCGATTTCTATATCCAGAGTGGCAGGGAGCTGAGCGTGTGGCGTACCGATCAATTTTAAGAAATGCAATCAAAAAATCAGATCATATAATTACTGTGTCAGCGGCGATGAAAAACGAGATTTTGAAATTTTTCCCGGAGACATCTATTTGTATCGTACCCAATGGCTTGGACGCTTCGCTATTTGAATTTATATCAGTTTCCGACTTGGATGAGGTCAGAGAAAGACTGTCACTTCCTGAAAAGTTTTTACTTACCGTAGGACACTTTGAAAATAGAAAGAATTATCTTCGGTTGATTTCGTCTTTTTCATTACTCCTCAGGATGGGGCATGACATTAGCCTAATTATCGTAGGTAATGACAGCGGCATGGGAAACTTGTTGTGCAAAAAAATTGCAGACGATCATCTGACTCAAAAGGTTCGTCTACTGAGTGGCCTCAGTGACCACGATGTTCGTTGTTTGTATAAGCTGAGTACGTTATTTGTGTTTGCGTCGGCGTATGAGGGGTTCGGTATACCAATACTTGAGGCAATGGCTTCCAGGTGCCCTATGATATTGAGTAATTTGCCGGTATTTCGTGAAATTACTGAGGAGCAGGCGATTTACTTTCCTCACGATGATATTGTGGCTATAGCAAATGCAATGGAAATAGGGCTGACTTCGAAGGATGAACGTCGTCGCCTTGTACATTATGGAAGCCGTCGGATACGAGATTTTAGCTTTGAACAGTTGGCCAAGCAAGTAGCAACCATATATGGTGACCTCGTCTAG
- the asnB gene encoding asparagine synthase (glutamine-hydrolyzing) produces the protein MCGITGFLTHHSNDDHILSVQQMTDALQHRGPDDSGIWLDHECGVYLGHRRLAILDLSLAGHQPMHSNSGRYVIVFNGEFYNHLTLRKQLEAGGVQQKAWQGHSDTETLLACFETWGITKSLQSFVGMFALAVWDRHERQLILARDRMGEKPLYYGWCDGSFFFASELKALRHYSGFANTIARDVLSLYLRYSYIPTPYSIYKDIYKLEPGCMLTLDFSDVYTAPSFTPHAPDQDKNWALQQYWSLQEQVNKREQGVLYDEQEALSLLEDSLLQSVQEQSLADVPLGAFLSGGIDSSLIVALMQSQATKPVKTFTIGFTEDGYSEAVYAKAVAEHLQTDHTELYLNATQAMDVIPRLPTLYDEPFADSSQIPTFLVAQMARQYVTVALSGDGGDELFGGYNRYLWAPKIWRKIAWLPYSVRQQLSHLFIWLSQNDVLAHQQGIAQRLPIALAGEKLQKLGQRVLGVRDIDDFYLSLISEWRTAEEVVLAAQEPATLLTERNRWPQLERAEERMMYLDAMTYLPDDILCKVDRAAMGVSLETRVPFLDYRVVELAWQLPVDMKIRNGQGKWALRQLLYKYVPQKLIERPKQGFAIPLGNWLRGPLRAWAEHLLDPVRLAKEGYFRPEPIRKKWQEHMSGKRNWEHSLWSILMFQAWLETQQENS, from the coding sequence ATGTGTGGCATCACCGGTTTTCTAACACATCATTCTAACGATGATCATATTCTGTCTGTTCAACAAATGACAGACGCTCTGCAGCATCGTGGCCCTGATGACAGCGGCATCTGGCTGGATCATGAGTGCGGAGTTTATTTGGGGCACAGGCGCCTGGCAATACTCGACCTCTCTCTGGCAGGGCATCAGCCCATGCATTCCAATTCGGGGCGTTATGTCATAGTTTTTAACGGGGAGTTCTATAATCATCTTACGTTGCGAAAACAGCTGGAAGCTGGAGGGGTTCAGCAAAAAGCATGGCAAGGTCATTCAGATACTGAAACGCTGCTTGCCTGTTTTGAGACCTGGGGAATTACAAAAAGCCTGCAAAGTTTTGTCGGAATGTTTGCCCTTGCTGTATGGGATAGGCATGAACGACAACTCATCCTTGCTCGTGACCGAATGGGTGAGAAACCGCTTTATTACGGTTGGTGCGATGGGAGTTTTTTCTTTGCCTCTGAATTAAAGGCCCTGCGCCACTATTCTGGTTTCGCCAATACTATTGCAAGGGATGTCCTTTCTCTTTACCTTCGTTATTCATATATTCCCACGCCGTACTCCATTTACAAGGATATATATAAGCTCGAACCAGGGTGCATGTTGACTTTGGATTTCTCTGACGTATATACTGCCCCAAGCTTTACTCCTCATGCTCCTGATCAAGATAAAAACTGGGCCCTGCAACAGTATTGGTCTTTACAGGAACAGGTAAACAAGAGAGAGCAAGGTGTGCTTTATGATGAACAAGAAGCATTGTCTTTGCTTGAAGACTCTTTGCTGCAATCGGTGCAGGAGCAGTCTCTTGCCGATGTCCCCTTGGGTGCTTTTCTTTCCGGTGGCATTGATTCTTCGTTGATTGTGGCTCTGATGCAGTCTCAGGCAACGAAACCCGTAAAGACCTTTACCATAGGTTTTACAGAAGATGGCTATAGCGAGGCGGTTTACGCAAAAGCCGTTGCCGAACATCTCCAGACCGATCATACAGAGTTATATCTCAATGCCACTCAGGCCATGGACGTCATTCCACGGCTGCCAACCCTATATGATGAGCCCTTTGCTGATTCCTCACAGATACCTACTTTTTTGGTGGCGCAAATGGCCCGCCAGTATGTTACTGTAGCCCTGTCCGGTGACGGCGGGGATGAGTTATTCGGTGGGTATAACCGGTACCTCTGGGCGCCGAAGATCTGGCGCAAAATTGCCTGGCTTCCCTATAGCGTTCGTCAGCAGCTCTCGCATCTGTTTATCTGGCTCTCTCAAAATGATGTGTTGGCGCACCAACAGGGCATTGCCCAGAGGTTGCCCATAGCCTTGGCAGGAGAAAAATTGCAAAAACTCGGTCAACGAGTACTGGGTGTTCGCGATATTGATGATTTCTACCTGAGTCTGATTTCGGAATGGAGAACAGCGGAAGAGGTCGTTTTAGCAGCTCAGGAGCCTGCGACCTTACTCACAGAGCGAAATAGATGGCCGCAGCTGGAGCGGGCTGAAGAACGGATGATGTATCTTGATGCCATGACCTATTTACCAGATGATATCCTCTGTAAGGTGGATAGGGCTGCGATGGGGGTAAGCCTGGAGACCAGGGTGCCCTTTCTTGACTACAGGGTGGTCGAACTGGCATGGCAGCTCCCTGTGGATATGAAGATTCGAAATGGTCAGGGAAAGTGGGCCTTGCGACAGCTTTTATATAAATACGTACCGCAAAAACTTATTGAGCGGCCAAAGCAGGGGTTTGCCATACCGTTAGGGAATTGGTTGCGAGGGCCTTTGCGTGCTTGGGCTGAACATCTTTTGGATCCTGTGCGATTAGCGAAAGAGGGATATTTTCGACCAGAACCTATTCGGAAAAAATGGCAGGAGCATATGAGTGGAAAACGCAACTGGGAACATTCCCTCTGGTCTATCTTGATGTTTCAGGCTTGGCTTGAAACCCAGCAGGAGAACAGCTGA
- a CDS encoding EpsG family protein, whose translation MWPYWLMYAFPAVVALSSNSRERSWPPWILLGVVFTICIGFRYQVGGDWGNYLPHYDKEIGRSFSDPITGDPGYVLLNRLMAQLDWKIYGVNLACGLIFTIGLIVFCRGLYRSWLGFALAVPYLVVVVAMGYTRQGVALGLIFLGLAYLEKGRFIPYMLFIAVAALFHKTAVIMAPLGIFLYRHGWLYRIIAVTLVAAGLWNALVAKEADHLWTTYVEQQMYSQGAVIRVAMNATAAFFLLKYWKLWRRVYPNALLWLWMAYGAIACVFMVGFATTAVDRLALYLTPLQLVVFSRLPFLAQKEYAPETMTTWILFGYGAVLFVWLNFATHAVYWLPYRNILFE comes from the coding sequence ATGTGGCCGTATTGGCTTATGTATGCTTTTCCTGCGGTTGTGGCCTTGTCAAGCAACTCTCGGGAGCGTTCCTGGCCGCCTTGGATACTCTTAGGTGTCGTCTTTACGATTTGTATCGGTTTCCGATATCAGGTCGGAGGAGACTGGGGAAATTATCTTCCTCATTATGATAAAGAGATCGGCAGATCCTTTTCAGACCCCATAACTGGTGATCCGGGCTATGTTTTGTTGAATCGCCTGATGGCTCAGTTGGATTGGAAGATTTATGGGGTCAACCTGGCCTGTGGGTTGATCTTTACCATTGGGCTGATCGTCTTCTGTCGAGGCCTGTATCGCTCCTGGCTGGGATTTGCTCTCGCCGTGCCGTACTTGGTCGTTGTAGTGGCAATGGGCTATACTCGTCAGGGCGTGGCACTTGGTTTAATCTTTTTGGGACTTGCCTATCTTGAGAAAGGTCGTTTTATACCCTACATGCTCTTTATTGCTGTGGCTGCTCTATTTCATAAAACAGCAGTAATTATGGCGCCGTTGGGTATTTTCCTTTATCGTCATGGATGGTTGTATCGAATTATAGCTGTTACTCTGGTCGCAGCAGGGCTATGGAATGCCTTGGTGGCCAAAGAGGCGGATCACCTTTGGACGACCTATGTTGAGCAGCAGATGTACTCGCAAGGGGCGGTTATTCGGGTAGCAATGAACGCTACCGCTGCCTTTTTTCTCTTGAAATATTGGAAGCTGTGGCGGAGAGTGTATCCAAATGCCTTACTTTGGCTATGGATGGCCTATGGGGCTATTGCCTGTGTTTTTATGGTTGGTTTTGCCACCACGGCTGTGGATCGTCTTGCTCTCTACCTAACCCCCTTGCAGCTGGTTGTTTTTTCCAGGTTGCCCTTTCTGGCTCAAAAAGAGTACGCCCCTGAAACAATGACTACATGGATTTTATTCGGATATGGGGCTGTTCTTTTTGTGTGGTTAAATTTTGCCACCCATGCGGTGTATTGGCTTCCGTATCGAAATATTCTTTTTGAATAA
- a CDS encoding glycosyltransferase family 4 protein, which produces MKIVFFANTDWYLYNFRLGLARSLRAQGAEVVMMSPHGEYGARIEAEGFRWISLPMNRRSLNPFQEIRLLHYISSMYKKEQPDVVHNFTIKSVVYGSLAAQAVGVKKRIHAVTGLGHIFISQSLRARILRPLVKGLLRLALRGKGSRLILQNHDDRDLFLQHNLLTLKRIFIIRGSGVDTERFAPIQRKRKGKFRILLAARLLWEKGIKEYVEAAQFLSHRTDELEFLLAGAADPGNPSAVPEQEIRKWQEEGLITILGHVEDMQQLMTEVDLMVLPSWREGTPRGLLEAASMALPIITTDAPGCREVVENEKNGFLVPAGDAVALAEKIEYLLDNPGTCSRFGQAGREKMCSEFAQEIVFRQTWEVYRSLGITGYNR; this is translated from the coding sequence ATGAAGATTGTTTTTTTTGCCAATACGGATTGGTATCTCTATAATTTTCGTCTGGGGCTTGCCCGCTCTCTTCGTGCGCAAGGCGCTGAAGTGGTCATGATGTCACCTCATGGTGAATACGGTGCACGAATCGAAGCCGAAGGATTTCGCTGGATTTCCCTGCCTATGAACCGACGCAGTCTTAATCCTTTTCAAGAGATCCGTTTACTTCATTACATTTCTTCGATGTATAAAAAAGAACAGCCCGATGTGGTGCATAATTTTACTATTAAAAGCGTGGTGTATGGTTCCTTGGCTGCCCAGGCAGTCGGAGTCAAAAAAAGAATCCATGCTGTCACCGGATTAGGGCATATCTTTATCAGTCAATCTCTCCGAGCCAGAATCCTTCGTCCTTTGGTGAAAGGATTGCTGCGACTGGCTTTACGCGGCAAAGGGAGTCGCCTGATCCTTCAAAATCATGATGACAGAGATTTATTTCTTCAGCATAACCTCCTGACTTTGAAGCGCATTTTTATAATTCGAGGCTCTGGTGTGGATACCGAGCGTTTTGCTCCAATACAGAGGAAGCGAAAAGGCAAGTTTCGGATCCTGCTGGCGGCCCGCCTGCTGTGGGAAAAGGGGATCAAGGAGTATGTCGAGGCCGCTCAATTTCTATCTCATCGGACGGATGAGCTTGAGTTCCTGCTTGCTGGTGCAGCAGACCCCGGTAATCCTAGTGCCGTGCCGGAGCAGGAAATACGAAAATGGCAAGAAGAAGGTCTGATAACAATACTCGGGCATGTGGAGGATATGCAGCAGCTGATGACTGAAGTTGACCTTATGGTTTTGCCGAGCTGGCGGGAGGGTACCCCACGTGGTCTCCTGGAAGCGGCCTCTATGGCTCTGCCTATTATCACCACAGATGCGCCTGGCTGCCGGGAAGTCGTGGAGAACGAAAAAAATGGTTTCCTCGTACCCGCAGGTGATGCTGTTGCATTGGCAGAGAAGATTGAATATCTCCTGGATAATCCAGGAACCTGTTCACGCTTTGGTCAAGCAGGTCGGGAAAAGATGTGCAGCGAGTTTGCCCAGGAAATTGTTTTTCGCCAGACCTGGGAGGTCTATCGCTCCCTCGGTATAACGGGATACAACAGGTGA
- a CDS encoding nucleotidyltransferase family protein has product MTVRGLQAETGDLLRQVFLDQDLNWPENGTLSEEVFFRHVVSQGMAPLLFRRLAGRAGSAWPQSLVQRLRESALHQSAFDLVAEMDLCHLLDALAEIDVKPLLLKGTPLSYTLYPEPGLRPRCDTDLLIRESDRDKTAALMKKMGYAPLHEAQVDSINTQMSYAGKTAQGITCRYDIHWQVSNCNRQFSRDFTSGKLFAQAEAIPALGEHACTLSKVDALIFACFHRAGHFSHSGDRLIWLYDIHLLCQALTAHEVARFYQLAKELQMISLCVNAMLTAQSWFGTVCSEELQTFLQETGENEASSLLLGKDRNDGIRRMTLLELQGMATWQERFSYIVQNLFPPPEFMLWRYQKKKIFLPWLYARRLVEGLLIILRR; this is encoded by the coding sequence GTGACAGTCCGGGGATTACAAGCAGAGACAGGAGACCTGCTCCGCCAGGTGTTCCTTGATCAGGACCTGAACTGGCCAGAGAACGGCACGCTCTCTGAAGAGGTCTTTTTTCGTCATGTCGTGTCGCAGGGAATGGCCCCGCTCCTGTTTCGGAGATTGGCAGGCAGAGCAGGATCAGCTTGGCCGCAATCTCTTGTGCAGCGGCTGCGGGAGTCTGCTTTACACCAGAGCGCCTTTGATTTAGTCGCTGAAATGGATCTTTGCCATTTACTTGATGCCCTTGCTGAGATCGATGTCAAGCCTCTTCTCCTGAAGGGGACACCGTTATCTTACACCCTCTATCCAGAGCCGGGCCTGCGTCCGCGCTGTGATACGGACCTGCTTATCCGTGAGTCAGATCGGGACAAGACAGCAGCTTTGATGAAAAAAATGGGCTATGCTCCCCTCCATGAGGCGCAGGTAGACTCTATCAATACCCAGATGAGTTATGCGGGAAAGACGGCGCAAGGGATTACCTGTCGCTATGATATCCATTGGCAGGTGAGCAATTGCAACCGCCAGTTCAGCCGGGATTTTACCAGCGGAAAACTCTTTGCACAGGCAGAGGCCATTCCGGCCTTGGGTGAACATGCCTGCACCTTGAGCAAGGTGGATGCCTTGATCTTTGCCTGCTTTCACCGGGCAGGCCATTTTTCCCATAGCGGTGATCGTCTGATTTGGCTCTACGATATCCATCTCCTCTGTCAGGCATTAACAGCACATGAGGTGGCAAGGTTTTATCAGCTGGCCAAGGAACTACAGATGATCTCGCTTTGTGTTAATGCGATGTTAACTGCACAGTCCTGGTTTGGTACGGTCTGCTCTGAAGAACTACAAACTTTCCTGCAAGAAACAGGAGAAAATGAGGCCTCTTCTCTCCTCCTGGGGAAAGATAGAAATGACGGTATCAGAAGGATGACCCTTTTGGAACTTCAGGGAATGGCCACTTGGCAGGAGCGTTTTTCGTATATCGTACAAAATCTCTTTCCGCCACCCGAGTTCATGCTCTGGCGTTATCAGAAAAAAAAGATATTCTTACCCTGGTTATATGCCCGACGTTTGGTGGAGGGGCTGTTGATTATTCTACGAAGATAG
- a CDS encoding YdcF family protein — MKVTARLLIFFWGILCGGLLVLATGVLFLRYAPLLLLVDEPVTQADIAVVLGGGGGSRLHKGLALYKGQLVDHLVLVDKTKQDWAAMLQRLCPNYVVEGKITILEGSRNTFTDAELAEAYCRAHNIKNMLVVTDPYHTRRAALIFKEQFAENNVQVRVVSSGEFGNRLTPQDQWWQDENTLKTVWAELSKIFIILLRKYEFCSH; from the coding sequence TTGAAAGTAACAGCTCGATTGCTCATCTTTTTTTGGGGAATACTGTGCGGTGGTTTGCTCGTTCTCGCAACAGGAGTACTCTTTCTGCGCTATGCCCCCTTGCTGCTGCTTGTTGATGAGCCTGTTACGCAGGCAGATATTGCTGTGGTGCTCGGGGGAGGGGGGGGAAGTCGGCTCCACAAGGGGTTAGCCCTGTATAAGGGACAGCTCGTGGATCATCTTGTCCTGGTGGACAAGACAAAGCAAGACTGGGCTGCCATGTTGCAGCGGCTCTGTCCGAACTACGTTGTTGAAGGCAAGATAACTATTCTAGAAGGCTCTCGAAACACCTTTACTGATGCGGAATTGGCAGAGGCATACTGCCGTGCCCACAACATAAAGAATATGCTGGTGGTGACAGATCCTTACCACACCCGCAGAGCAGCTTTGATTTTCAAAGAACAGTTTGCAGAAAACAATGTTCAAGTACGAGTGGTCAGTTCAGGAGAGTTCGGCAACCGGTTAACGCCGCAAGACCAGTGGTGGCAGGATGAAAACACTCTGAAGACCGTCTGGGCCGAGCTCAGCAAGATATTCATTATCCTCTTAAGAAAATATGAGTTTTGTTCTCACTAA
- a CDS encoding YdcF family protein produces the protein MSFVLTKFFPLFIYPLGMVVGLLLGAFFLLLGKRKRSASLLLLISLVLLWVSSTQVFAERLLYSLERLYPPSSIETIPTADAIVILGGVTRGRVPGNGLTDLGGGVDRIVHAARLFKAEKAPLFILSGGNEPGYRSEAEDMADILQLMDIPADKMLLETKSRNTQQNALYCKDIFQQQGIRNILLVTSASHMRRAEAIFNGIGVFVIPAATDYQLVERAPSFLDWLPQAGALEMTTKGVKEYIGYWVYLLTETVNG, from the coding sequence ATGAGTTTTGTTCTCACTAAATTTTTTCCCTTATTTATTTATCCACTGGGCATGGTGGTTGGCCTTTTGCTTGGTGCGTTTTTTCTGCTCCTGGGTAAACGGAAGCGCAGCGCTAGCCTATTGCTGCTCATTTCCCTGGTGCTTCTATGGGTGAGTTCGACCCAGGTGTTTGCCGAACGTCTTCTCTACTCACTGGAACGTTTGTATCCCCCTTCATCCATCGAAACAATACCAACCGCAGATGCGATTGTTATTCTGGGCGGTGTCACCCGGGGGAGAGTCCCTGGAAATGGCCTGACCGATCTCGGCGGCGGAGTGGACAGGATTGTCCATGCGGCCCGTCTCTTTAAGGCAGAGAAGGCACCTCTTTTCATCCTGTCCGGTGGTAATGAACCTGGATATAGATCTGAAGCCGAGGATATGGCAGATATTCTGCAACTCATGGATATCCCAGCAGACAAGATGCTGCTGGAGACCAAGAGCAGAAACACGCAGCAGAATGCCCTGTATTGCAAAGATATTTTTCAGCAACAAGGAATCAGGAATATCCTGCTGGTGACCTCAGCCAGCCATATGCGTCGGGCAGAGGCGATTTTTAACGGAATCGGTGTGTTTGTGATCCCGGCAGCCACAGATTATCAATTGGTTGAGCGTGCTCCTTCTTTCCTGGACTGGCTCCCCCAGGCCGGAGCGCTGGAGATGACGACCAAAGGAGTAAAAGAATATATCGGGTATTGGGTCTATCTGCTGACAGAGACGGTAAATGGCTAA